Within the Miscanthus floridulus cultivar M001 chromosome 2, ASM1932011v1, whole genome shotgun sequence genome, the region tgatatgtatgtctagagaaccatagcaaatcagcatatgcataaagtttctcctctaaagaactaagattacacgaaacatcaaattcaatgtaacccaaagtatttaaagaagacaataattttagttcatcaacttcactagcattatgaataacaagtctattttcagcacaagtgctcgatttcagcacacatatatcatgatcattcttcaatgattgcataggtataacataaatatcatcatgcaagtcatcttcatcacaagaaacatcaagcaaatcatcttatgacaaagataaatcaagcgaaggctccactaaaatttgctctatcatagcatgattggtgaaaaaattcagcacatcaagagaactctcacctttcgTGAGTTTagcacttgtcttagttgctggcctactcacgttctaagtaccagatgtatcaagtgatgtgaatagcaagaatatgattaggaacaaggtagaaatcagcacacgcaaacacagctcaaatggcgctctctatgtgctcctctagatattgttccacttttgcccctctcttttttctctatttttgggttgtcgttgttttttggggattctttgactttttctttttcttttttgatattttttttcacttagaagcacaaaagaagtaaccacagaaaatatgagcttaaacaagtgaaagacgtggcctgtggaattttcagaagacgtgctcagcAATGATttaatggaaacagtgaagacaagtgtaggaaattagatggcgtggactagggtttgatgtatacaaaggaaactcaacaagacttggagatgttcatggattatgatgaaaaacaaaggggaaaacacaaactgaactaaaaaatgatctaaaaccagcaaccagaacttgacctagggcacaaactcaacaacgcgaaacagagacaaAATTGCACAGCACAATGAgactataggacagggaatatgtgacgatgtatatttttttggcttttcgtggactatagataatgcaaaaacagtaacaatctaaaggagaaaacaaagttatacctaatgggcaacaaggtctctgataccacttgatgtagactaggcccgatcttccgaaaggtatgatagcgtcgattggtggagactcgacgttcacgatctaggcttcgaaccaagattgattcggacccccacaaccgttacaccactgctccgttggttatcaaccacgcgaacgtgattgacctcgccgagaaggctttcctgcaagcgaatcgagaacacaagcaagaacgggatgaacgcaatctgaaattgcaaataaatatgaggattataaaatcaagaactaaacaaaacccaaaccctaaggagagcgatggctgctatttatagagtcttgggcgtcacccccctggacgcgccccctaatgggcccaaacacgatacacggtccaacggaccaaacgacggtgtcgcagcaccctgacagattctggacgctgacttgtttcaatgattcctgttgattctgaaggtcttttgatgtgaaaccaattgggttggcttccttatccaattagctttccatccatatgtggatcatcgaaaatggagtctggatgcgtcctgggtgaccagtttaaagcAGACTGATCCTAGAACACGAGACAGATTCGAACTTGAATTGCTttaggcctccacctcggggacttaaaccgaattagcctcggacctccttcttgacttggacacccttgttggcctcctaccccctccataccatgtgccaaacatggtcatatgtatggaggtcatgtcctcatcacaaagtttgtggaaacgagacacgctgtcttcctagaggatgaaatgatgagggggagcattgtagctcaagaaattgaccttgaagagaagcgggtgtatgcgcctactccaatgattcatgagccatttttctcactacatgttgtcgctgcaccaacagtgcaagatactatggtgccagcacctgttgttattccacctgtggcaacaatgaatgacgatgaggaacatattctttagcatcctgtagaacctattgccacacatgaggaggagcaacaacagcctcaaacagaagatgtgccaaatgtggagacccctagaaggtctcaaagagttagaaaaacagctattcctgctgattatgaagtatacaacactgaggaatttcaaatggaggatgatcccacctcatttgaagaagccatgagaagtgatcattcgttaaagtggcttgaggccatagaagatgaaatgaaatcaatgaatgccaataaagtttgagacttggagataattcctaaaggagcaaaaacagtaggctgtaaatgggtctacaaaacaaaacttgactctcaagagaatatagagagatataaagcgtgacttgtggcaaaaggctttacgcaaagagaatggattgattacaatgagaccttttctccagtctcatgtaaggattcctttagaatcataatggcattagtgacacattatgatttagaattacattagatggatgtaaagacgatatttctcaacggggacttagaggaaaatatttacatggcacaaccgaaagattttgtcatggaaggaaaagaacgaatgggatgccgcctaaagaaatccatttatagattaaaacaagcttcaagacagtggtacttgaagtttgatcagacaataatgaattttgggtttaaagagaatgtagaggacaattgtgtctatataaagtttaagaatgagaagtttatcttccttgtcccgtatgtggatgatatcttacttgctagtagtgatgtcagtctactactggagacaaagaagtttttgtcctcaaaatttgatatgaaagatctcggtgaagcttcgctcattctagggatcgagattcaccgagatagaagtaaaggggtattaggactgtcacaaaagacatacatagaaaaatcttaaagaaattcagtatgcacaaatatagtccctcacctgctcctatagtcaagggcgacagatatggggattttcaatgccctaggaaccaatataagatcgatcaaataaaagtggttccatatgcttcagctgtcggaaacttgcaatatgctcaagtatgtacgcgccctgacttggcatttgttaccgggttacttgacagattccagagcaatcctggaacagaacactggaaatcagtaaagaaagtcttgcgttatttgtaaggaacgaaaggcttcatgatgacgtatagaagatctgattcactccatatagtgggacattcatattctgattatgcgggagatgatagaaaatccacgtctagatatgtattcactctcgcaggagaagctatttcatggaaaagctcaaagcaaaccgttactacatcgtccataatgtatgccaagtttatagcgtgttatgaggcaacagggcaggtgaactggctaaagaagttcatgctcggtttgaaggtggttgacgacatctatagaccacttaagttatactgcaacAACAATCCGGtagtatagtatgctcacaataataagtcaagtggtgctgccaaatacattgacataaagtattatgttgtgaaagataaagtccgggatcatgtcataagtcttgagcatataagtaccgaaaagatgctcgcggatccggttacaaaaggcttaccacccaacgtgttcagagaacatgtagccagcatgggtttaaggaaaagtttataattcctagacaaaagaaggcccaaaagttaagtatctatttcagaacagagtggtgtgttgtagttgttaaatctatcgacaaatgaccatgacgatgaaacatgctctatgcgctaatctgtaatagaatgaacaaaagtaaatgatatgaaattgaaagatggtatgAGATCAAAGGGGAGattgttaggttgatctctaaTCTCAAACTGggtccaacggcccagttgggcctttgatccgcgccctgatcggggcgctcaacccactatggctagagggcacctgtcacactacgcaataaatagaggtgggggccagcggctcaagtcacgaggttcgcttgaaccgagctccccaccgacaaaccataatccgatctagagggcgcacagccagtgacgggaagccaccagccgcgcctcTACCGGACTACGTCACCGccaccactgcactgcgccgccagccgtcttccccgaccgtcgttgccctagcgcagacatcgactccatggcggacgcgagcggatcctcttctactgcggtgtcaggtttgacacgtcCATCTTCTACCCCTCCCTTTCTCTCGTTATACCTACTGTTACTGCACTAGTAGATGTTATAGGATTCATGATTCTATTCAACAGTaagtacccggctagatctatgtTCCTAGTGATCCTATAGGTATAACAAACACATGGGCCTATGGGCCAGATAGTTCGAGGAGACAAATTGGGCCACAACTTCTCCAACCTAAAATAACTAGCCTGGAGTGGGACTTGCGTGGGCCGAATTAGCAGCAGCCGAAAAAGAAAAAGCCCGTGGCCCGCATATGCCTTTAACTGCGCGTCCCTGCAAATGCTATGCTGCATGAGCTGGGTCACAACTCAGAAGGCAAGTGGCGACGGCTGACGGGGGCAAAGGCCTCAGCCCTGATGCCCTCACTTGATGGTCCCTGCTCCGGTGCCATCTTCGTGCAGAGCCGACCGCGCCTTCGGCAAGCGGCGACTTGGCATCCCGTTCCTAGACCAAAGCGCACTCATCAACACTAGTGCCCAAAGAAAATTTTAACCACACAACAGAGGTGTCTGGCAGTTGCGACCGAAAGCTCGACCAGCGCAAGAGGCCGCCGAGGCCGTTTTTGCGGTGCGGGTCGCGATCAGGTGGCGCCCCCAAGATATGGGTGGTGGAGGATATCGCGCGCCCCTCGCAGTTCACACCGCGCACCCAGCCGAGCGGTCCGCGTCGACGTCGAGACGGCGACCACCGAAAGCGTTTGCGGCCGCCTGCTGCAGCTGACGGACGGGTGGAGGCCGTGGGGTCGTCGGGCTCTGCCTCTGGGTCTGGGGCGGCCGCTGGTTCCACTTCCACAGCAACAAGATTTCCAATTCCACCACGTCGAGCTCGGTTTATTTAAAGCAATACCAGCAATGCAACCCGAGCTGAGTTTTATCACTTCTCGATCCCGGCCGAGCGAAGCCCAAGAACTGCACCTAAAATCATCAGCCGGTGTCCTGCTTCTTTGTTCCCCCTGTTTGTTTGTCTCCGGATTAGCCGAACCGGAGCTCTCCTAATCCACCATCATGGTCAAATCCCTCTCTGAACTCTGTCGCAGCAGCTGGTCTTCGCGGACCCTGGGACACGCATGGTTGAATTGAACTGTGACCCGTCGTTTACGTGTCGAAGAACGCCTCTGGAGTCCGGCCAGGAGACGACGAGGTCAGCCGGTGGCCAACCGGGGCGCCATCGCCTGACCCACTTCCCCTATCCGCAGCCTTTTAGTTTCTCTTCGTGCGGCGAGCACAAAATTCTTTGCCGCCTCCGATATGATCCGCGACAACTAGGCCGGCCTTTAACGGGAATAACCGCCCGCGCATAGGCATAGCCTACCTCGGCAGGGCAGCCTAACGGCCACGGCAGCTAGCCTGGCTGATGCTGCCATGTCGCGCGCGCCTCGTAGTATCGgtgctgctcctgctgctgctgcttggccCCCTCCCCATCTCCTGCGTCCACGTAGAGACCGCCGACGGGCCCGTGACGGCGACGGTGCACCGGCAGGACGACGGCACCGCGTGGCGCTCCTTCAAGCAGCTGCTGGACGCGCGGCGAGGCAGCCACGTCGTGGGCCTCGGCGAGCTCAAGCGCTACCTGGCGAGGTTCGGCTACATGCCCGGGGCGGCAGCGCGCGAGCCGACGGACGCGTTTGACGCGCACATGGAGGCCGCCGTGCGGCGGTACCAGTCCAAGCTTAGCCTGCCGGTCACGGGGCAGCTCGATTCCACCACGCTGGATCGGATCATGGCCCCGCGCTGCGGcgtcggcgacgacgacggccacGGCGTGCCGGTATCCCTCCCGGGATCGACGGCGGCGAGCCGGGACGGCGCGGTCAGCCGGTTCACGTTGTTCAAGGGCGAGCCGCGGTGGACGCAGCCGGACCCGCTCGTGCTCACGTACGCCATCTCGCCGACTGCCACCGTCGACTACCTGCCTGCCAAGACCGTGCGCGCGGTGTTCCGGCGCGCGTTCGCGCGGTGGGCGCGGGTCATCCCCGTGGGCTTCGTCGAGGCCGACGACTACGAGGGAGCCGACATCAGGGTGGGCTTCTACGTGGGCAGCCACGGCGACGGGATCCCCTTCGACGGGCCGCTCGGCGTACTCGGCCACGCCTTCTCCCCAAAGAACGGGCGCCTCCACCTCGACGCTGCAGAACGGTGGGCGGTTGACATGGACACCGAAACGGTGCACTCGGCTGTCGACTTGGAGTCCGTGGCCACGCACGAGATTGGGCACGTCCTCGGGCTGGGGCACTCGTCGTCACCCAAGGCCGTCATGTACCCGAGCCTCAGCCCGCGGGAAAAGAAGGCGGAGCTCACCGTCGACGACATCGAGGGCGTCCAGTGGCTGTATGGGCCAAACCCGGGATTCAGTCTCAGCTCGCTCTACCAGCAGGACTCCTCCATGGCGTCGGGGAGGAGCAGTTGGCTTCCTGCCTCGGGTAGTTTAGTTTGTGCAGTCTTGGTCATGCTAGTGACGCAGTTGTAGATGGACAGGTTTATAATACACAAAAAGGATAAGGACAGAAACAGAATGAAAAAAAAGGCTAGGTAGCATGATCCTGCTACAGAAGAGAAAAACTTCTCTTCTTGTGGGTTATCTTTATCTTAGTTTTTGCACACAAATTGTGTGGGAGAGACGTGTGTCTCTCCTCTTAGGTTTGTATTTGCACAGTGAAGTTGTTACAGAAATGCCCACACAAATTGTGTGGGAGAGACGTGTGTCTCTCCTCTTAGGTTTGTATTTGCACAGTGAAGTTGTTACAGAAATGCCCCATGTAACTGTACATAATCTTATATCAGTCAAAAGTGTGGACAAGTGTTATCTACACAAGATAATGCTTACTGGCAGCTACTTCAACAAACATGAAATGGTTAGACTTCTACTGCGACACGGTGGTCTGTAGTGGCAAGACACTTGAGGGTCCAGTTTCCTCTGCTTCGGACCGTCTCTGTGCGGCAATCTTTGACATCCCGAACATCTTCTTGATAGTCTTTGTGAAGCATGTCCTGTGTTCATCTGCAGAGGCATTGATGAACTCGTGCATGTTATCTCTCAAATCTGAGATGAATGATGTGCCGGGTACATTTTTTCGGCATGAATGCACAGCACGTTTTGAATCAAGTTGATGTGATCCTTCAGGTTCGGTGCGCCCAGACATCGTCATGAGATACTGCAAACAAAGCAAACAAATGTAAGCCATACCATGAGAAAAACAGTACTCCATGAAGACCAATTTATAAGGCAAGCACGGGcatcaagattcaaactttaCAAATTTTTAAACAGTAATTTGGCCAAGAATTTTAAACTATTACAGTACAAAATTGATATGGTTAGATTTCTAATCAAATGAAATATCCAATAACCATAAGTTTATAAGTATAAACAAGataatatataaaaaagaatGGTCAAATTGTAACCTGGTAAACCATGCCATGTCAAACTACACCTTATAAACTCCGGAGAGAGTAACCATGAGAAACTGACAGAAAAAAATGTCAAACATATAACAATTCTGTGCTCCTAAAGGAAACTGCATTTGCTTCACACAGCTAAGTGACTCATTTAATGAAAATAAGTTTCTCACTAGGATTTGACAGGAGCGCAATGCAATCATACAAGTAAGAACATCATATAGGCACTATATCTTAACAATTAGAATATTTCTCAAGTTTAGAATGAGCAAAATAGCATACTACAATCAGCCATCTCATGAGTAGAAGTATGAAAGCTACAAAGTTGTATTGAAACACGCAATTATTTGAACCAATCAACTCAAGGCTCATATAAGTCTGATTTGGACATCTGTCTGAAGTCTGAACAAGATTCTAACTACAGTATCTATGATAATCTGTAACAAAAAAAATGGCATGAAAAAGCACAGCTAAGCTGTGGACCACCTAGTTAAATATTTAGTATTGATCCAGAATGGGGCATCATATAATTGTTTCTCTGGAAATgttatttcaacatccactcaaCAATGGCAGCTCAAAGAATTTCTGGGAGCAATTGAATGACAGTGTTAAGAAGAAACATATCAGATGAGGTGGAAAAACTTTCTCCATCTTGATGCACAAAAACAGTGAAAGGGACTGGTGCAGAGGAGGACTGCAAAGCATCATGATCCCTCATTATTTGTCAATGAACATGGCACAGCATGATACTCACAGTACTATATTGAAGTTAGGACTTAGGATATCAAATCAATAGCCACAAGAATAACTAGCAATAAGAAAAGAATGGCCAGTTTACTGGTAACCCTTAACTGGTCAGAGACTCTTCAGTAAACATATTTACAGATAGACAGTTAGAAGTATAAGCAAAGTACATGGCGGCAGTGTCCGCAACAATAGCCTGAAAGGGCCAATTTAGGCGATTGACCAATTAGCCCATTATACAAGATGTAGTCGCGAAAACCACATCTAGGTGAACCTACTACCAGTTGCACAACTGAAAATATGCAACCGGCTAACGAGTCACCATGCTTTTCTGTACCCACAAACCTCAAGATAAAACACAGAGACATTACAATAGAACATCAAAACGAATAGTCCGTTTGCATCAGGTCCAAAAGAACACTACAGAATCTAAATTACagcatctcttttttttttagtGAGGAAAACTCTTGCCTTTTGATGTCAAAACTAAACTCGTGGTTCACAACGAGTTGTGAGTTGATGTGTCAGAAAAGGAACCACTAGGCAGAGTATTCCCTTCGATTGGCACAACAACACGAGTTAATGTAGGTGGGCTTACTGACCATCCACACAGGGAGTGCTGCCATTGAGGCTGCGGTGTGTGGTTGGCTAATTAGCCACCAAGGCCAAATACCGACTTAACCATAACCTTCTACGTTTTTTCAGCACAATATGTCGCCATGGACATCGGTATTGAACTGAAGTTAAAAGTGGCCCTCCATTACAAATCCAACAAACAACAGAGCTAGAAATTTCAATAATCAAATATAACATAGCAAGATGTACACCACGAGAATAAGAGGGAGAGGGGGATTACCCACACCAAATCCACAAGTGAAGTTTTTTTCTTGAAGAGGAACTGACTGCTATCGCAGCCAAGGACGACGGGGTGGCGGACGAGACAGCTCCGGAGCtggggcggcggctagggttttaaAGTTGGCTGTCATAGGGAATTAGGGTTCTCGTTTAGGCCGAGCCGAACTACTATAATATATCGTGTTTTTGGTCCGCTAACTCGAAGGTCCAGAATTTGAAGGCCCAAATGTGGCGTAGTTGCCTGAACACCTGGCCCAATACGGTCAATCCATGGGCTGGCCATCATCATCTAGCCCGCATGTGATTCGTTCGCCATTGCGGCATTGGCATAGAGAGCGCTTATCAATTTATTATTTTTACTGAGTGCTGCCGCtatttaaggccctgtttggttggggcTTTTggagcccaaccaaaggggctgtttttggagggtgctttttcagaagcagctgcttttccgtagttcatttttgaaagctggtttgaccctgttttttgcttttggctttctgcttttcgaaattggtggaataaaaagctcttcaatagttgtttcaagagagataaagataaaagatatattttatacttgtttaaccaaacaactttcagcttttctacagctcacagcccacagcagcttttccacagctcacagcccacagcagctttttcccatagccacagctcaaccaaacagggccgcTGGGTTTGCGACCTCATTCTGGCACATATAAAACTCAACCCCTCccttttcaaaaaaagaaaattattatttttactaGTAGATGTGCCCATGTCTTGCAGCGGGAGAAAAAAAACTATTTTATGAAAAAAATTGACAAGAATATGACATATCTATTTATGTTTTATCATTTCTATAAAATTTCAAATCTACTAATTTATATTATGATGACTAGGACATCATAATATAATAAgttaaatttggcaataattgaTAATGTCCTATTAAACTTGTAACGAACTAAAATACAACCTTAATGTATTTTTTTCTCCGATTGCATGCCTTAGAcataaatatatcataactttaaatTTCATACTATTCATGTGTTGCTATTAAATATCGAGCTCCGTGACATTCTTTAATGACCCATAAAATATGTAATTTTAATATCTATTTAAAGTCAGCAAagattttttctcgaatacgcaaaagatttatgTATCTTTGTATTAAGTAGGAGATTGTTTTACACAACGCGCCGCACTAAGGAGGCCAAATAATTTTGCATTTAAGCATAGCCTCCCTAGCGAGGGATTCAAAGCCGActactcccataccagacaaccTAGTACGTGGCACGCCCCTGCATCGATCCTATTATCCATTACACGGCGCAACCATACTGCGGGCAGACATCTAGGCATGCCTTGAGCGTGTCTCCTCGGCCGACTGGCCGGTCCGCGTCCAGGaagagctccctcattgcttctGCGTGCGCGCGGTTCAGCTTGCCAACGAAGATGCTGTCATAAGCTTCCGTGGCCGTCGACGTTGGTCTGGCCTGCTCATGGAGGAAGCCGAGGCGCTTCATTACCAGGATCTCGCCACGCTTGGATGTCGGCACTCTAGACAACGGCTGCGCCACGATCCGCCGGCTCCTTGTAGGCAGCTTTGCCGATGGCTGCTCATGTGGCACTACTGGCAGTAGTGGCGAAGCGGCCACGCAAAGAGTTAGTTGTTAACGTGCCAATAATTGATCTGTCTATTGATGATTGTTATCAAAATCTCTCTTGATTTTCCACATTGCAGTCCTCATAGGAGATTACAGAGATATGTTTATTTAGTTTGGATTAGACAAACTGCTCAAGATTTCAGTTCACGGGTTTGATTTGTTTGACCATTGGTTGATCTAGATTTAATAAAGCTTATTCTGCACCTCGATCCACTTCAATACATGCAGAAGCTGTATAATGCAGCTAGGGAGATGGTCTAGTTGTGGACATCTGTCAACCACAATGTGCTAAAATCAGATAGTTTTGCATCGGCATAACTTTCTCTTTAGCGCAACGATGGCGCTCCTCCCTACCTTCTCCTCCTCCACGCCCCCACCTCGCCCTTCACCACCAACCATGGCGCCCCCCTCTGATCTGCGTGCTCATCCATGGCGGGGCTCCTGGATCTTTGCTTCGATCCTGGAATCAAGTTCTCTTCTCTGGTCAAGAATCGCTTTGGCTGTTCGGTGAGTCCTACCATCGCTTTCTCCCCCATCGGATTTTCACCTTGTGGTGAGCTTCGGTAGATCGGCCATTCGTCTAAATGATTATTCTGTTGGGTTGATCCTCCAATCGTGCCTTGGTGGCACCGCCAAAGATTTCAATGTTTTCCATCTATCGGGCTGGATGTTTAGTTTTTTAGTCTCTTGCAAAGATGTTGGTTTCATGATCTACAAACTCAAGAGCTACTCTTGCAATTTTTTTGCTGCCTTCTTCCACCTATGGGGCGGAGGAGGACCTAATTTGCGTAGAGAGTTTGATCTCTAGCGCCTGGAGCAGGGGTCTGAATGGACTAGTGTTGGATCAAGATCCAAAAAGTAAAAGGAGTTTTGCCGATGTTGTTCATTCTTCTTCTGCTCCTAGACGCCCTGTGTTTTGTTCGCTTGAATTATCCTGATAATTATTTTGAGAACTTTGATGATCTTAACCCGGTTTCTAGGAAGATTCCGGTTACTACTTCCCCTGATCCTCTGGTTTCTAAGCCTAAGCAGTGGCGGacccagaaaatatttcagggggctgaacaacactgctgttcAATCTTAAGTCTtagccccctacactatagaactttgcctaaaaattcatggggacTCCATAGGGGTTCCACTGCTGCGATATGGGTagaggggcttgagccccccgccccaccgctatGTCCGCCCCTGAGCCTAAGGTTCTTAATCCACCTGCTAAACCCAAGCATGTTCTTCGCTGGGTACAAAAAGTTAAGACCTCTGAAAACCCAAGCATGATCTTAACTTTCTCAGGAGCAAGTTAATTCAGATTTGAAAAAGGCGCCTTCTCAGGGGCATGCCAATCCCAGGAATTCGAATTCCAAAGCTCCTAGTCCGGATCAGCCTCGGCCCAAACCTAAACCTGGCCCAGCCTAGAGTTCTTCGTTGGCTTCCTTTTTGTTCCAACTGCTTGGGCCCAGGTCATCTACGGAAAGATTGCACTCGATCGGTCAGGTGTAAACGGTGCTTCAATTATGGGCACACCTCCTATGTTTGCCTCTCCAGAAATCGTGCACAACGGCGTTATCGCCCTATTTCCCGTTCGGAAGATGGAGGGATGCACCTGACTCATTTATATCCCGGTGATTCCCACTCTCTCGAGTCCTCCGTCTCCCCCCCAATCCATCGTCTCGCCGCTCCACTCTGAAAACCCCAGTGCCTCCATGGCGAACTGGCCCCCAATCCATCGTCTCGCCGCTCCACTCTGAAAACCCCAGTGCCTCCATGGCGAACTGGCCCGCTGATCCTCTCCCCCATGTGCC harbors:
- the LOC136527820 gene encoding metalloendoproteinase 1-MMP-like, with the translated sequence MLPCRARLVVSVLLLLLLLGPLPISCVHVETADGPVTATVHRQDDGTAWRSFKQLLDARRGSHVVGLGELKRYLARFGYMPGAAAREPTDAFDAHMEAAVRRYQSKLSLPVTGQLDSTTLDRIMAPRCGVGDDDGHGVPVSLPGSTAASRDGAVSRFTLFKGEPRWTQPDPLVLTYAISPTATVDYLPAKTVRAVFRRAFARWARVIPVGFVEADDYEGADIRVGFYVGSHGDGIPFDGPLGVLGHAFSPKNGRLHLDAAERWAVDMDTETVHSAVDLESVATHEIGHVLGLGHSSSPKAVMYPSLSPREKKAELTVDDIEGVQWLYGPNPGFSLSSLYQQDSSMASGRSSWLPASGSLVCAVLVMLVTQL